Proteins encoded together in one Marinobacter sp. Arc7-DN-1 window:
- a CDS encoding DUF3108 domain-containing protein, with product MHSLLTSKLRGAALSLCLGILAGSVQAESDTGLTPFEASYTAAMEKGISLSGTAKRTLTSQGNDIWLYRTDVDSFIASIDESLILRWENGRVVPMRYRYHLSGFLIKDRKHSIDFDWSTGVATGEYKGKRFEIELEEGVLDPLGYQLQLHQDIRNGERDMTYKVINGRSVDDERFAVINGEATSTGGDGTAFLKAEKVREDSKRQTLMWFSPEQDFLLVRLRQVEPDGSSYELKLEAADFGP from the coding sequence ATGCACTCACTACTAACCTCCAAACTCCGGGGCGCAGCATTGTCGCTCTGCCTCGGCATTCTGGCAGGCTCCGTCCAGGCGGAGTCGGACACGGGGCTTACACCCTTTGAAGCCAGCTACACAGCGGCCATGGAAAAAGGCATCTCCCTCAGTGGCACCGCAAAACGGACTCTGACATCTCAGGGCAACGATATCTGGCTCTACCGAACCGATGTTGATTCCTTTATTGCCAGCATTGATGAATCCCTGATCCTCAGATGGGAAAACGGTCGGGTCGTGCCGATGAGGTACCGCTACCACCTTTCCGGGTTTCTGATAAAGGATCGGAAGCATTCCATCGATTTCGACTGGTCGACAGGTGTGGCCACCGGAGAGTACAAGGGCAAGCGCTTTGAAATCGAACTGGAGGAAGGGGTCCTGGATCCGCTCGGCTACCAGCTCCAGTTGCATCAGGATATCCGCAACGGCGAACGTGATATGACCTACAAGGTCATTAATGGCCGGTCAGTTGATGATGAGCGTTTTGCCGTCATAAACGGCGAGGCTACAAGCACCGGTGGCGACGGAACAGCCTTTCTGAAAGCGGAAAAGGTTCGGGAGGACTCGAAGCGCCAGACCCTGATGTGGTTCTCGCCCGAGCAGGATTTCCTTCTCGTGCGGCTGCGACAGGTGGAACCAGACGGCAGCAGCTACGAGCTGAAACTGGAAGCGGCGGATTTCGGGCCCTAA
- a CDS encoding CDP-alcohol phosphatidyltransferase family protein yields MHSWRWIPNALTFLRILLIAPFAGALLAGDYRWALVIFFLAAGTDAIDGFLARHFNWRTRLGAIADPLADKALLITAYLMLTLTSVLPVWLFMVVLGRDLLIVAGALAYHYSVGRYDMEPSIPGKVNTFVQILVALAIIVLLADLSMPTWVVDAGIVLVAASAVFSGVHYLCVWGLRAWRAKRS; encoded by the coding sequence TTGCACAGCTGGCGCTGGATTCCCAATGCCCTGACGTTTCTGCGCATTCTTCTGATAGCTCCCTTTGCAGGCGCGTTGCTGGCCGGAGATTACCGGTGGGCACTGGTGATTTTTTTTCTGGCGGCTGGCACGGATGCAATTGACGGGTTCCTGGCGCGGCACTTTAACTGGCGCACCAGGCTCGGAGCAATTGCCGATCCACTTGCCGACAAGGCCCTACTGATCACCGCCTACCTTATGCTTACACTGACCTCCGTTCTGCCGGTCTGGCTGTTCATGGTGGTTCTGGGGCGGGACCTGCTGATCGTGGCAGGCGCGCTGGCATACCATTATAGCGTTGGCCGCTACGATATGGAGCCGAGTATCCCTGGTAAGGTGAATACCTTCGTTCAGATTCTGGTGGCACTGGCGATCATTGTGCTGCTGGCCGATTTGTCCATGCCGACCTGGGTGGTGGATGCCGGCATCGTGCTGGTCGCCGCCTCGGCGGTGTTCAGTGGTGTTCATTACCTTTGTGTCTGGGGTTTGCGGGCCTGGAGGGCCAAACGGTCATGA
- a CDS encoding valine--pyruvate transaminase: MKLSAFGRKFTADAGITSLMDDLGNAMASGDDMIMMGGGNPGHIPEIQQRVQEILADMSRSESDVRRLVGIYDPPQGEKQFIAALAEMLNREYNWGLKPGNIALTNGSQAAFFMLFNMFGGDYGEGQRKHILLPLAPEYIGYADAGIEPGLFHAVQPDISFTDAHEFKYRVDFDAVEVTGETGAICVSRPTNPTGNVVTDDELARLEQLARDHDVPLIVDGAYGTPFPSLLFVDATPTWNEQIILCLSLSKLGLPAARTGIVIAAEPIIKALSGINAIVNLATGSFGAMLADPLVRSGEILSLSREVVCPFYKAKMQKAVAVFRDAMGEDSCRWYLHKPEGAMFLWLWFPDLPITSLELYQRLKARGVLVVSGHYFFPGLPEDGWKHRHECLRVTYSQDDERVAEGLRIIADEVKAVWREAGREV; encoded by the coding sequence ATGAAACTCTCTGCATTTGGTCGCAAATTTACCGCCGATGCCGGTATTACGTCCCTGATGGATGACCTTGGTAATGCCATGGCATCCGGCGACGACATGATCATGATGGGCGGCGGTAACCCGGGGCATATTCCCGAGATTCAGCAGCGAGTGCAGGAAATTCTGGCGGACATGAGTCGCAGCGAAAGCGATGTCCGGCGTCTGGTTGGCATTTACGATCCGCCCCAGGGCGAAAAGCAGTTTATCGCCGCGCTCGCCGAGATGCTGAACCGCGAGTACAACTGGGGCCTGAAACCCGGGAACATCGCGCTTACCAATGGCAGCCAGGCCGCCTTCTTCATGTTGTTCAACATGTTTGGCGGCGACTACGGTGAAGGTCAGCGCAAGCATATTCTGTTGCCTCTGGCACCGGAATACATCGGCTACGCCGACGCTGGCATCGAGCCTGGCCTGTTTCACGCGGTTCAGCCGGATATTTCCTTTACCGATGCTCATGAATTCAAGTACCGGGTGGACTTTGATGCCGTGGAAGTGACCGGCGAGACGGGCGCTATCTGTGTGTCGCGGCCCACCAATCCGACCGGCAATGTGGTGACCGACGACGAGCTTGCGCGTCTTGAGCAACTGGCGCGTGACCACGACGTGCCCCTGATCGTTGACGGAGCCTATGGCACGCCGTTTCCCAGCCTGCTTTTTGTCGACGCAACGCCCACCTGGAACGAGCAGATTATCCTCTGCCTGAGTCTGTCGAAATTGGGCCTGCCAGCGGCGCGTACGGGTATTGTGATTGCGGCTGAGCCGATCATCAAGGCGCTCTCGGGCATTAACGCCATCGTGAACCTGGCCACGGGTAGTTTCGGAGCCATGCTGGCGGATCCGCTGGTCAGGTCCGGCGAGATCCTCTCGCTGAGCCGCGAGGTGGTATGCCCATTCTACAAGGCGAAAATGCAGAAGGCGGTAGCAGTTTTTCGGGACGCCATGGGGGAGGACAGTTGCCGCTGGTATCTCCACAAGCCGGAGGGCGCGATGTTTCTCTGGTTGTGGTTCCCGGATCTGCCGATCACCAGCCTTGAGTTGTACCAGCGACTGAAAGCCCGTGGTGTGCTGGTTGTTTCCGGCCATTATTTCTTTCCGGGGCTGCCGGAGGACGGCTGGAAACACCGGCACGAGTGCCTGCGTGTGACCTACTCCCAGGACGATGAGCGGGTTGCCGAGGGTCTGAGGATCATCGCGGATGAAGTCAAAGCCGTCTGGCGTGAGGCTGGGCGCGAGGTTTAG
- the purM gene encoding phosphoribosylformylglycinamidine cyclo-ligase: MSEQKPSLTYRDAGVDIDAGNELVSRIKDTAARTRRPEVLGGLGGFGAMVSIPAGYNEPVLVSGTDGVGTKLRLAMQLNKHDSIGIDLVAMCVNDLVVGGAEPLFFLDYYATGRLNVDVAAQVVGGIGEGCEQAGCALVGGETAEMPGMYEGDDYDLAGFCVGVAERSEIIDGSRVQSGDSLLALGSSGPHSNGYSLIRKILEVSSADLNQPMGETTLANALMAPTRIYVKNLLQLIREVDVRALSHITGGGLPENIPRVLPRGSVAAIDTASWTLPPVFQWLKDNGGVASEEMYRTFNCGIGMIVCVPANQKELALDTLKALGEHAWQVGIIESADSEDAEASVRYAPGLLSA; the protein is encoded by the coding sequence ATGAGCGAACAGAAGCCCTCCCTGACCTACCGTGATGCCGGCGTTGATATAGACGCCGGCAATGAACTCGTCAGCCGCATCAAGGACACCGCAGCGCGCACCCGCCGCCCGGAAGTTCTGGGCGGCCTCGGCGGCTTCGGCGCCATGGTCTCGATTCCTGCCGGCTACAATGAGCCGGTTCTGGTTTCCGGAACCGACGGGGTGGGCACCAAACTCAGACTGGCGATGCAACTGAACAAGCACGACAGCATTGGCATCGATCTGGTCGCCATGTGCGTGAACGATCTGGTTGTCGGCGGTGCCGAACCCCTGTTTTTCCTGGATTACTACGCCACCGGCAGACTCAACGTCGATGTTGCCGCCCAGGTGGTTGGCGGAATCGGTGAAGGCTGCGAACAGGCCGGCTGTGCGCTGGTGGGCGGCGAGACTGCCGAGATGCCGGGCATGTACGAGGGCGACGACTACGACCTGGCGGGCTTCTGTGTCGGCGTTGCCGAGCGCAGTGAAATCATCGACGGAAGCCGGGTTCAGTCCGGCGATAGCCTGCTCGCACTGGGATCATCCGGCCCCCACTCGAATGGCTATTCGCTGATCCGGAAAATCCTGGAAGTGAGCAGCGCCGACCTGAATCAGCCCATGGGCGAGACCACCCTGGCCAACGCCCTGATGGCACCCACCCGGATTTACGTGAAAAATCTTCTTCAACTCATTCGTGAAGTGGACGTGCGTGCACTGTCCCATATCACCGGCGGCGGACTGCCAGAGAACATTCCCCGGGTACTGCCAAGGGGCAGCGTGGCCGCAATCGATACCGCGAGCTGGACGCTGCCTCCGGTATTCCAGTGGCTCAAGGACAATGGCGGTGTGGCCAGCGAGGAGATGTACCGTACCTTTAACTGCGGCATCGGCATGATCGTCTGCGTACCTGCCAACCAGAAGGAGCTGGCTCTGGATACCCTCAAAGCACTGGGCGAACATGCCTGGCAGGTCGGTATCATCGAAAGTGCGGACAGCGAAGACGCAGAGGCATCCGTTCGCTACGCACCCGGACTTCTGTCGGCATGA
- the nadC gene encoding carboxylating nicotinate-nucleotide diphosphorylase, with protein MITAEILRQARIENVAQSLREDIGDGDITAKLIPPEKRASGRVITREAATIAGRQWVEEVFRQVDPSVTLSWQVTDGETASPDQVLFTMEGPARSLLTSERSALNWLQTLSGVATACAGYAARVAHTGVRLLDTRKTLPGLRLAQKYAVTCGGCYNHRIGLWDAFLIKENHIAACGSIADAILAAHRIAPGKPVEVETENLDELDQALNAGADIIMLDEFSLEDMRTAVARTAGRAKLEASGGINSTTLVPIAETGVDFISIGALTKDIRAVDLSMRLD; from the coding sequence ATGATCACCGCAGAAATCCTCCGCCAGGCCAGAATCGAAAATGTTGCCCAGAGTCTGCGGGAAGATATTGGAGACGGCGATATCACGGCCAAGCTTATACCGCCGGAAAAGCGCGCCAGCGGCCGGGTTATTACCCGGGAAGCCGCCACCATCGCCGGTCGTCAGTGGGTTGAAGAGGTTTTCCGGCAGGTTGATCCTTCGGTGACGCTTAGCTGGCAGGTTACCGATGGCGAAACCGCGTCACCCGATCAGGTACTTTTCACCATGGAAGGCCCCGCAAGAAGCTTGCTCACCTCGGAACGGTCGGCCCTTAACTGGTTACAGACCCTCTCTGGCGTCGCCACCGCCTGCGCCGGATATGCGGCCAGGGTGGCCCATACTGGCGTTCGCCTGCTTGATACCCGGAAAACCCTGCCCGGGCTGCGCCTGGCCCAGAAATACGCGGTTACCTGTGGTGGCTGTTACAACCATCGCATCGGCCTGTGGGATGCGTTTCTGATCAAGGAAAACCACATTGCCGCGTGCGGCTCCATAGCCGATGCCATTCTGGCGGCTCACCGGATCGCACCGGGCAAACCCGTTGAAGTGGAAACCGAAAACCTTGACGAACTGGACCAGGCCCTGAATGCAGGGGCAGACATCATCATGCTGGACGAATTTTCGCTGGAAGACATGCGCACGGCGGTCGCCAGGACCGCTGGCAGGGCAAAACTTGAGGCCTCTGGCGGGATTAACTCAACCACCCTGGTCCCGATCGCGGAAACCGGCGTGGATTTCATCTCGATTGGCGCACTGACCAAAGACATCAGGGCCGTGGATCTGTCCATGAGGCTGGACTGA
- the purN gene encoding phosphoribosylglycinamide formyltransferase produces MKADQTPLPRILVLASGSGTNLQALIDASREREFPGQIVAVGCNQPGAFALERAAQANIEAFVVNHKDFGSREEFDASLMAEILRHNPDLIVLAGFMRILTTGFVRAFRGKMLNIHPSLLPKYTGLKTHQRALEAGDKVHGVSIHFVTEELDGGPVITQAEVSIAPDDTPESLAEKVQEKEHVLYPIVVRWFCEGRVQLGSDYVMFDGEPLNAPMRLPDN; encoded by the coding sequence ATGAAGGCAGATCAGACCCCATTACCGAGAATCCTGGTGTTAGCCTCCGGCAGCGGCACCAACCTGCAGGCACTGATCGACGCGAGCCGTGAACGGGAATTTCCCGGGCAGATTGTTGCGGTCGGCTGTAACCAGCCGGGGGCCTTCGCCCTGGAGCGTGCAGCCCAGGCCAACATTGAAGCCTTCGTGGTAAACCACAAGGATTTCGGCTCCCGTGAGGAGTTTGATGCTTCCCTTATGGCGGAGATTCTCCGCCATAACCCGGATCTGATCGTGCTGGCAGGTTTCATGCGGATCCTGACCACCGGTTTCGTCCGCGCCTTCCGGGGCAAGATGCTGAACATCCACCCTTCTCTGCTGCCGAAGTACACCGGTCTGAAGACCCATCAACGAGCGCTGGAAGCCGGCGACAAAGTTCATGGGGTCTCCATCCACTTCGTGACAGAGGAACTGGACGGCGGGCCGGTCATCACCCAGGCAGAGGTGTCGATCGCACCCGACGATACCCCGGAGTCCCTGGCGGAGAAAGTTCAGGAAAAGGAACACGTTCTTTACCCCATCGTAGTCCGCTGGTTCTGCGAGGGCCGGGTTCAGTTGGGCAGCGATTACGTGATGTTTGACGGAGAGCCCCTGAACGCGCCCATGCGCCTGCCCGATAACTGA
- a CDS encoding ParA family protein has protein sequence MRRVVFNQKGGVGKSSITCNLAAISAARGKRTLVVDLDPQGNSTHYLLGKPASELKDTAADLLEQTVAFTVFNRRPDEFVHATPFKNLFVMPSSPELDFLERKLEAKHKIYKLREALKKLEETFDAIYIDTAPALNFYTRSALIAAQRCLIPFDCDDFSRQALYNILNEIRDLQEDHNEDLVVEGIIANQFQPRASLPRQLVRELIEEGLPVLPVRLSSSVKMKESHQSRQPLIHMAPKHPLTRQYEDLFRVLHGETVELEPLID, from the coding sequence ATGAGACGGGTGGTATTCAACCAGAAAGGCGGTGTCGGCAAGTCCAGTATTACCTGCAATCTTGCCGCTATCAGTGCAGCTCGGGGAAAACGAACATTGGTTGTGGACCTGGACCCCCAGGGGAACTCCACCCATTATTTGCTGGGAAAGCCGGCCAGTGAGCTCAAGGACACTGCCGCTGATCTGCTTGAACAGACCGTCGCATTTACAGTATTCAATCGCCGCCCGGACGAATTCGTTCACGCAACACCGTTCAAAAACCTGTTTGTGATGCCGTCCAGTCCGGAGCTGGACTTCCTTGAGCGCAAGCTGGAGGCCAAGCACAAGATCTACAAGCTGCGCGAAGCCCTTAAAAAGCTGGAGGAAACCTTTGACGCCATCTACATCGATACGGCGCCTGCGCTCAACTTTTACACCCGGTCGGCACTCATTGCGGCCCAGCGCTGCCTGATCCCGTTCGATTGTGACGATTTTTCCCGTCAGGCTCTGTACAACATTCTCAATGAGATCCGTGATCTTCAGGAAGACCACAACGAAGACCTGGTTGTTGAGGGAATTATCGCCAATCAGTTCCAGCCCCGGGCCAGTTTGCCGAGACAGCTGGTCAGGGAGCTCATCGAAGAAGGCTTGCCCGTGTTGCCGGTGAGGCTATCGAGCTCCGTGAAAATGAAAGAGTCCCATCAGAGCCGGCAGCCCCTGATTCATATGGCGCCCAAGCACCCTCTGACACGCCAGTACGAGGACCTGTTTCGGGTTCTGCATGGCGAAACAGTGGAGCTGGAGCCACTGATTGACTGA
- a CDS encoding YqcC family protein — MTKPDHPIRQVADSLLNIEMELRQLGLWESELPPEQAFQSTKPFCIDTLEFHQWLQFVFVARMKVIIENDHPLPAVSGMAPMAEEHFRGRPEPGSALVRELEEIDRLLSGG, encoded by the coding sequence ATGACCAAACCCGATCATCCGATCAGGCAGGTTGCAGACAGCCTGTTGAACATTGAGATGGAATTACGGCAACTCGGGCTTTGGGAGTCGGAGTTGCCGCCTGAACAGGCTTTTCAGAGCACCAAGCCGTTTTGCATCGATACCCTGGAGTTCCACCAGTGGCTGCAGTTTGTGTTTGTGGCCAGAATGAAGGTGATTATTGAGAACGACCACCCGCTGCCGGCGGTTTCCGGCATGGCGCCCATGGCTGAGGAGCATTTTCGTGGCCGGCCAGAGCCCGGGAGCGCGCTGGTCAGGGAGCTGGAGGAAATCGACCGTTTGCTGTCCGGAGGCTGA
- the hda gene encoding DnaA regulatory inactivator Hda, with amino-acid sequence MSASQLVLGVKLRDDARFDNFHGDRNTDAAKRLEAVCHRPARVPVVVLCGDSDTGKSHLLQAVCHRSENRGKTAVCISIAELHPFGPGALSGLEAQDIICLDDLDRIAGDRLWEEAIFHLYNRIQDQGGLLVVGLSDLPANLPFELPDLVSRLSHGLTIQLGIYRDDDRLKILMARAEKRGLVMADDVAGYIMRRAPRRLGDLLGILDILDENSLQAQRRLTIPFVKTVMGW; translated from the coding sequence ATGAGTGCATCCCAGCTGGTACTTGGCGTCAAGCTGCGTGACGATGCGCGCTTTGATAACTTCCACGGTGATCGCAACACGGATGCCGCGAAACGTCTGGAGGCGGTGTGTCATCGGCCCGCCAGGGTTCCCGTGGTTGTTCTGTGCGGAGATTCCGATACCGGGAAAAGTCACCTCCTGCAGGCGGTTTGCCATCGCAGCGAAAACCGTGGCAAGACTGCGGTCTGCATCAGTATTGCCGAGCTGCACCCCTTTGGCCCCGGGGCACTTTCCGGCCTTGAGGCCCAGGACATCATTTGTCTGGATGACCTGGATCGCATTGCGGGTGACCGGTTGTGGGAAGAAGCCATCTTCCATTTGTATAACCGGATACAGGACCAGGGCGGACTGTTGGTGGTGGGTTTGTCGGACCTGCCCGCCAACCTGCCGTTCGAATTGCCAGACTTGGTATCGCGGCTGAGCCACGGCCTGACCATCCAGCTGGGGATCTACCGGGACGACGATCGACTGAAGATTCTGATGGCGCGGGCGGAAAAACGCGGTCTGGTGATGGCGGATGACGTCGCCGGCTACATTATGCGCCGGGCTCCCAGGCGGCTTGGGGATTTGCTGGGCATTCTGGATATACTGGATGAAAATTCACTTCAGGCGCAGCGAAGACTCACGATCCCGTTTGTGAAAACGGTCATGGGGTGGTGA
- a CDS encoding YjaG family protein: MNANQFLKAVSQLQGWRECAFLLALAERSFPNYALFADAVDLKTGAKMRQLLDLGWDLLQKDVSESAIPQLLARLETLSPDVNAYDAYGVYPAFDFCQLLEQALLSRLNPGKHRATDASQMATATVMNFIELSEGDDLDEDELVRLLDQHPLMKEDKTFQRDLVLALKRQRTPTDQFVARLREDAANDGVSNLGISLNE, encoded by the coding sequence ATGAACGCCAACCAGTTCCTCAAAGCAGTCTCACAGTTGCAGGGCTGGCGCGAATGCGCCTTCCTGCTCGCTCTGGCTGAGCGCTCATTCCCCAACTATGCCTTGTTCGCAGACGCTGTCGACCTGAAAACCGGTGCCAAAATGCGCCAGCTGCTGGATCTTGGCTGGGACCTGCTCCAGAAAGATGTTTCGGAGTCCGCCATCCCCCAGCTGCTGGCAAGGCTGGAGACCCTGTCTCCGGATGTGAACGCCTACGATGCCTACGGCGTCTACCCGGCCTTTGATTTCTGCCAGTTGCTGGAGCAGGCCCTGCTTAGTCGTCTGAACCCGGGTAAACACCGGGCAACCGACGCCTCGCAGATGGCCACGGCAACGGTGATGAACTTCATTGAGCTTTCCGAGGGTGACGATCTCGACGAAGACGAGCTGGTTCGCTTGCTGGATCAACACCCCCTGATGAAAGAGGACAAGACCTTCCAGCGCGATCTGGTGCTTGCCCTCAAACGCCAGCGCACGCCTACCGATCAGTTCGTGGCCCGCCTGCGGGAAGACGCAGCCAACGACGGCGTCAGCAACCTGGGCATCTCCCTCAACGAATAA
- a CDS encoding DUF2066 domain-containing protein: MFTFLLGGVSGPAAAVTVSGLYSARVPVGGSSPGQLAEGYSDGLSQVLVRVSGTRDVLSLEGVEALLSDAESLLLSYQVVRDDSGQSVLDMSFGAVGVNRALASVNAPVWGANRPLTLAWIAAEERGSRTLITDDTLGATLRVQETSGTWQAAFDAAARKRGLPVALPPASFTTDRELLSDIWGQFVGRVKAASGDLEHDVLALVRVSRSGEQWRAGWVFDGMSMNSGEESVTGPTPDALAEAMINRWAELYASRYAVDAAEVGESPQVDIVVRGVTSLEDYARVNQVLGGLTPVVSVGAHRVREDQLTLRVAFSGELDQLREYIALDPRFVSLGTENPSVPAEVPSVTSQPSAAPETETAQESATEQPAGAGSPLSSGESESPSLFTYQPVPVDEEDARQAFESLYQVLYYRWQPSSVIGSDGGE, from the coding sequence TTGTTCACGTTTCTGCTGGGCGGGGTTTCCGGCCCGGCAGCCGCGGTAACGGTATCCGGCCTGTATTCTGCCAGGGTGCCCGTGGGCGGATCTTCCCCGGGCCAGCTTGCTGAAGGGTATTCAGATGGTTTGAGCCAGGTTCTGGTGCGTGTCTCGGGCACCAGGGACGTGCTGTCCCTGGAAGGCGTCGAAGCGCTGCTGTCTGACGCTGAGTCCTTGCTGCTATCTTATCAGGTAGTCCGGGACGACTCCGGTCAGAGCGTCCTGGACATGTCTTTCGGCGCGGTAGGTGTAAACCGGGCCCTGGCGTCAGTCAACGCGCCGGTGTGGGGCGCCAACCGCCCACTGACGCTTGCATGGATTGCGGCCGAGGAGCGTGGCTCCCGTACACTGATAACCGATGATACGCTGGGGGCTACCCTGCGCGTGCAGGAAACCAGCGGAACCTGGCAGGCCGCCTTTGACGCGGCAGCGAGAAAGCGGGGGCTGCCGGTGGCGCTGCCTCCAGCAAGTTTCACCACCGATCGGGAACTTTTGTCAGATATCTGGGGTCAGTTTGTTGGCCGGGTGAAGGCCGCATCGGGTGATCTGGAGCACGATGTGCTGGCGTTGGTGCGGGTCAGCCGCAGTGGTGAGCAGTGGCGTGCCGGTTGGGTTTTTGATGGCATGTCGATGAATTCGGGCGAGGAATCGGTAACCGGCCCGACCCCCGACGCTCTGGCCGAGGCGATGATTAATCGCTGGGCCGAGCTGTACGCCAGTCGCTATGCCGTTGACGCTGCAGAGGTTGGCGAGTCCCCGCAAGTGGATATTGTGGTGCGTGGTGTGACTTCGCTGGAGGACTATGCCAGGGTCAATCAGGTTCTCGGGGGGCTGACGCCGGTGGTCAGTGTGGGTGCACACCGGGTACGGGAAGACCAACTGACTCTGAGAGTCGCTTTTTCCGGTGAGCTGGATCAGCTCAGGGAATATATTGCCCTCGATCCGAGATTCGTCTCCCTGGGAACGGAAAACCCGTCTGTTCCGGCGGAAGTTCCGTCGGTAACAAGTCAGCCGTCGGCCGCGCCAGAAACGGAAACCGCCCAGGAAAGCGCCACTGAGCAACCGGCAGGCGCAGGGTCGCCGTTATCGTCAGGAGAATCAGAAAGCCCGTCCCTGTTTACCTACCAGCCGGTGCCCGTTGATGAAGAGGATGCCAGGCAGGCGTTCGAATCCCTGTACCAGGTTCTGTATTATCGTTGGCAACCGTCTTCTGTCATCGGGAGCGATGGCGGAGAGTAA